A section of the Paenibacillus odorifer genome encodes:
- a CDS encoding heptaprenyl diphosphate synthase component 1 has product MKPYCIPQLAKPYTDYDMIQKHTDLPPFSDGRGHLLYIFLNHGSSVKGNAGELYTLVTALIQLGLDTHEVIDRSNDRRGGDPMRSRQLKVLAGDYFSSWFYHLLAKSDQIEMVGILSKAIADFNVLKANLYVKMRGIRLSAEQYLRHMVQLNMRLFLSFTPMIENSLVELWEKLLTEFSQCETVAIELQRCDNLENASNGYCYWKMLESATEEERKQLQDQNLDQKDWKMLKMKYKCDSLLTDKLHQSIQSIQGLLQSVKDESLLRELEIALDRILLQMKVSGQAAVEG; this is encoded by the coding sequence ATGAAACCGTACTGCATACCGCAACTGGCAAAACCCTACACCGACTACGACATGATTCAGAAGCATACGGATTTGCCACCGTTTTCTGATGGCCGGGGTCATTTGTTATATATTTTTCTAAACCATGGATCTTCTGTTAAAGGAAATGCTGGTGAGTTGTATACGCTCGTAACAGCACTTATTCAACTTGGACTAGATACACATGAGGTAATTGACCGCTCGAATGATAGACGCGGTGGAGATCCTATGCGTTCCCGTCAATTAAAGGTATTGGCTGGCGATTATTTCAGTAGCTGGTTTTACCATCTGCTTGCAAAGAGTGATCAAATTGAGATGGTTGGAATCTTGAGTAAGGCGATTGCTGATTTCAATGTCTTGAAAGCGAACCTCTATGTGAAGATGAGAGGAATCCGTCTTTCGGCTGAACAATACTTGCGGCACATGGTACAGCTCAATATGCGGCTGTTCCTTTCTTTTACGCCCATGATCGAGAATTCCTTAGTGGAGTTGTGGGAGAAGTTATTGACAGAATTCAGTCAGTGCGAAACTGTTGCCATAGAGCTTCAGCGTTGTGATAACCTTGAGAATGCTAGCAATGGTTATTGCTACTGGAAGATGCTGGAGTCAGCGACAGAGGAAGAACGCAAACAGCTTCAAGACCAGAACCTTGATCAGAAGGACTGGAAGATGCTGAAGATGAAATATAAATGTGATTCTCTGCTGACGGACAAGCTCCATCAGTCGATTCAGTCGATTCAGGGACTATTACAAAGCGTTAAAGACGAAAGCCTGCTTAGAGAGCTTGAGATAGCGCTGGATCGTATTCTCCTGCAGATGAAAGTCTCAGGACAAGCAGCCGTGGAGGGTTAG
- a CDS encoding HU family DNA-binding protein: protein MNKSDLINVVTEATELPKKDATKAVDAVFEAITEALQSGDKVQLVGFGNFEVRERSARKGRNPQTGEEIEIPASKVPAFKPGKALKDGIK from the coding sequence ATGAATAAATCAGATTTGATCAACGTAGTTACAGAAGCAACTGAACTTCCCAAGAAGGATGCTACTAAAGCTGTAGATGCGGTTTTCGAAGCAATTACAGAAGCACTGCAAAGCGGTGATAAAGTACAACTGGTTGGATTCGGAAACTTTGAAGTGCGTGAGCGTTCTGCACGTAAAGGCCGTAACCCGCAAACTGGTGAAGAAATCGAAATTCCTGCAAGCAAGGTACCGGCATTCAAACCCGGTAAGGCGCTGAAAGACGGAATCAAATAA
- a CDS encoding 2Fe-2S iron-sulfur cluster-binding protein yields MKSQKGVTVVFQPEGRKAVVNRGISLLEAARKAGVPITTRCGGKAGCLMCKVTVAKEEAAAVRPPGDIERRKLGSALEEGTRLACQAAVWSDVTVQVPEDLLKAAVRRKLEAARRGEEDELW; encoded by the coding sequence ATGAAATCTCAAAAAGGAGTTACCGTTGTATTTCAACCAGAAGGCCGTAAAGCTGTTGTGAACCGTGGCATTTCGTTATTAGAGGCTGCTCGTAAAGCAGGAGTGCCAATAACAACTAGATGCGGAGGCAAAGCAGGCTGTCTGATGTGCAAGGTTACAGTCGCGAAGGAAGAGGCTGCTGCAGTAAGGCCTCCCGGTGATATTGAGCGGCGTAAGCTTGGATCGGCCTTAGAAGAAGGAACGCGTCTGGCCTGTCAGGCTGCCGTATGGAGCGACGTAACCGTTCAGGTGCCGGAAGATCTACTGAAGGCTGCGGTGCGCCGTAAGCTTGAAGCAGCGCGGCGTGGGGAAGAAGATGAGCTGTGGTAG
- the plsY gene encoding glycerol-3-phosphate 1-O-acyltransferase PlsY — MALELLVIVVSYLLGSVSFSVLLAKLLKGIDIRQYGSGNAGATNTLRVLGKGPAILVLLLDVLKGVAAVWLGTWVGGWGTWVPALCGIAAIIGHNWPLYFRFRGGKGIATTIGVMATLCLWPALLAGIIAILSIFITRYVSLGSLIFVALTPVALLLTGFTQPVLWTSIIIAVFAFWRHRTNIVKIVEGRENKIGSKVKGGNRVV, encoded by the coding sequence GTGGCGCTTGAACTTCTGGTTATCGTTGTAAGCTATTTGCTTGGTTCTGTCAGCTTTAGTGTACTGCTTGCAAAGTTGCTAAAGGGAATTGATATCCGTCAATACGGAAGCGGAAATGCGGGGGCTACCAATACACTGCGTGTATTGGGTAAAGGTCCTGCAATATTAGTGCTGTTGCTGGATGTGCTGAAAGGGGTTGCCGCTGTATGGTTAGGAACCTGGGTCGGCGGATGGGGAACCTGGGTTCCGGCTCTTTGCGGAATCGCTGCCATCATCGGACATAATTGGCCGCTCTATTTTCGTTTTCGTGGGGGGAAAGGCATTGCTACTACGATCGGTGTTATGGCTACGCTTTGTTTATGGCCAGCGCTGCTCGCCGGTATCATCGCCATCCTGTCTATCTTTATCACACGTTACGTGTCCCTTGGCTCATTAATTTTTGTAGCACTGACACCAGTGGCTTTATTGTTGACAGGATTTACACAACCTGTGCTCTGGACCAGTATTATTATTGCGGTCTTCGCCTTCTGGCGGCACCGGACGAATATTGTAAAGATCGTAGAAGGCCGTGAGAACAAGATAGGCTCAAAAGTTAAAGGAGGGAATCGTGTTGTCTGA
- the mtrB gene encoding trp RNA-binding attenuation protein MtrB produces MMDKNTGTTPLPTGSDYIVVKAKDNGVQVIGLTRGTDTRFHHTEKLDKGEVLIAQFTDHTSAMKIRGKAEIWTKHGQLESES; encoded by the coding sequence ATGATGGATAAAAATACGGGTACTACTCCGCTTCCAACGGGCAGCGACTATATTGTGGTTAAAGCTAAAGATAATGGCGTTCAGGTCATTGGGCTAACCAGAGGTACAGATACACGTTTTCATCATACAGAGAAGCTGGATAAGGGCGAGGTATTGATTGCCCAGTTTACTGATCATACCTCAGCGATGAAGATTCGCGGTAAGGCTGAAATATGGACAAAGCACGGACAATTGGAAAGTGAAAGCTGA
- a CDS encoding lysophospholipid acyltransferase family protein produces MIYAICVGLLRLIYAILFPLKIVGKENVPKEGGVLLCANHISLLDPMTIGIKLDRQVKYMAKAELFEVPVLGWLINKLGAFPVKRGGVSKESIKTALNTLRNGNVMGIFPEGTRNSDAGVAKKGAASFALRSGAAVIPAAIIGQYKPFRRMVVVYGAPVDLSQFAGAGSESLEAVTDVIMDRIREMKETGKPSAS; encoded by the coding sequence ATGATTTATGCAATTTGTGTTGGATTGCTTCGCTTGATTTACGCAATCCTTTTCCCGCTTAAGATTGTGGGGAAAGAAAATGTGCCAAAGGAGGGCGGGGTACTGCTCTGCGCTAACCACATTAGTCTGCTTGATCCAATGACTATTGGAATTAAGCTGGACCGTCAGGTAAAGTATATGGCTAAGGCTGAACTGTTTGAGGTTCCGGTGCTTGGCTGGCTCATTAATAAATTGGGTGCTTTTCCGGTGAAACGTGGCGGCGTAAGCAAAGAATCCATAAAAACGGCCCTTAACACACTTCGTAATGGTAATGTCATGGGTATCTTCCCGGAGGGTACGCGTAACTCTGATGCCGGAGTGGCCAAGAAGGGTGCTGCTAGCTTTGCACTTCGAAGTGGCGCAGCAGTTATTCCAGCGGCTATTATCGGCCAGTATAAACCCTTTCGACGCATGGTCGTTGTCTACGGTGCTCCTGTAGACCTTAGTCAATTTGCCGGTGCGGGGAGCGAATCTCTCGAGGCTGTTACCGATGTCATTATGGATCGCATCCGTGAGATGAAAGAGACAGGTAAACCAAGTGCTAGTTAA
- a CDS encoding NAD(P)H-dependent glycerol-3-phosphate dehydrogenase: MSDKVTVLVAGSWGTALASVLAANHSEVYLWTRNSDQAAEINGSHTNNKYLPGIALPANIIATTDMETAVSGSKAVVIVAPSSGMRQVARSLKPFWKDDMLCVHATKGFESESNKRMSIVIAEELGCDEGQIVVLSGPSHAEEVVRLCPTTVVVASPDDKRSAEAQELFINNDFRVYTNRDQVGVELAGALKNIIALGAGLSDGLGYGDNAKAALLTRGLAEISRVGVELGANPLTFAGLAGIGDLVVTATSQHSRNWRAGSMLGQGKPLAEVLESMGMVVEGIRTTEAAYAISLKLGVQMPITDQIYHVLFQGRSPRSAVEALMGRDRKPELESISQETWEQWHS; this comes from the coding sequence TTGTCTGATAAAGTTACCGTACTTGTAGCGGGGAGCTGGGGAACTGCGCTGGCTAGTGTGCTGGCTGCAAACCACTCGGAAGTTTATCTGTGGACACGCAACTCTGATCAAGCTGCCGAGATCAATGGCTCTCATACGAATAATAAGTATCTGCCTGGCATCGCTCTGCCAGCTAACATTATTGCAACTACGGATATGGAAACGGCAGTGTCCGGTTCTAAGGCGGTTGTAATTGTGGCTCCGTCTTCAGGAATGCGGCAGGTTGCTCGCAGTCTGAAGCCATTCTGGAAGGATGACATGTTATGTGTCCATGCTACGAAGGGCTTTGAGTCGGAAAGCAATAAGCGGATGTCTATCGTAATTGCAGAGGAACTGGGCTGTGACGAAGGGCAGATCGTTGTGCTCTCCGGTCCAAGTCATGCAGAGGAAGTTGTACGTCTGTGCCCTACAACAGTTGTAGTTGCTTCACCTGATGACAAACGTAGCGCCGAAGCGCAGGAATTGTTCATCAACAACGATTTCCGTGTATATACGAATCGTGATCAGGTTGGGGTAGAGCTTGCCGGTGCTCTTAAGAATATTATTGCCCTTGGTGCAGGCCTATCCGATGGCCTTGGATATGGGGACAATGCTAAAGCAGCGCTTTTAACCCGTGGACTCGCTGAGATCTCTCGGGTGGGAGTTGAGCTTGGAGCCAATCCTTTGACCTTTGCCGGACTTGCCGGAATTGGCGATCTTGTTGTGACAGCTACTAGTCAGCACAGCCGTAACTGGCGCGCTGGGTCCATGCTTGGTCAAGGTAAGCCGCTGGCCGAGGTGCTGGAATCCATGGGGATGGTAGTCGAAGGTATTCGTACTACCGAAGCAGCTTATGCAATTTCGCTCAAACTGGGTGTGCAGATGCCGATTACGGATCAGATTTATCATGTGCTCTTTCAAGGAAGAAGCCCACGCAGTGCGGTTGAAGCCTTGATGGGGCGTGATCGTAAACCTGAGCTTGAGTCGATCTCCCAGGAAACTTGGGAGCAGTGGCATTCCTGA
- the spoIVA gene encoding stage IV sporulation protein A yields MEKVDIFKDIAERTGGDIYLGVVGAVRTGKSTFIKRFMETIVLPNITNEADRVRAVDELPQSAAGKTIMTTEPKFVPNNAVQIKVAEGLEVNVRLVDCVGYAVEGAKGYEDENGPRMISTPWFEEPIPFQEAAEIGTRKVIQEHSTLGVVVTTDGTIAEIPRNSYVDSEERVIAELKEVGKPFVLVINSTRPRSEEAQQLRNELAIKYDIPVMTLSAANMSEDDVTGVLREVLYEFPVHEVNVNLPSWVMVLGENHWLRSSYENSVRDTVKDIRRLRDVDRLVSQFTEYDFIDKAGLSGMNMGQGVAEIDLYAPEELYDQVLMEVVGVEIRGKDHLLQLMQEFSHAKREYDRFSEALEMVKTTGYGIAAPSLAEMALDEPELIRQGSRFGVRLKATAPSIHMIRVDVESEFSPIIGTEKQSEELVRYLMQDFENDPIKIWESDIFGRSLHSIVREGIQGKIAMMPDNARYKLQETLGRIINEGSGGLIAIIL; encoded by the coding sequence TTGGAAAAAGTGGATATTTTCAAGGACATTGCCGAGCGTACCGGCGGAGACATTTATCTTGGCGTCGTCGGCGCGGTTCGCACGGGGAAATCGACATTTATCAAGCGCTTCATGGAAACAATTGTCCTGCCAAACATCACGAATGAGGCTGATCGAGTAAGAGCTGTGGATGAGCTTCCGCAAAGCGCAGCAGGCAAAACGATTATGACGACAGAACCGAAGTTTGTGCCTAACAACGCAGTCCAAATCAAGGTTGCGGAAGGGCTTGAGGTTAATGTTCGTCTGGTAGACTGTGTGGGTTACGCTGTAGAAGGTGCAAAAGGCTACGAGGATGAAAATGGACCACGAATGATCTCTACACCTTGGTTTGAAGAGCCTATTCCTTTTCAGGAAGCGGCAGAAATCGGGACACGTAAGGTTATTCAGGAGCATTCAACGCTAGGTGTAGTGGTAACAACAGATGGTACGATTGCAGAAATTCCGCGGAACTCGTACGTGGACTCTGAAGAGCGCGTCATTGCAGAGCTGAAGGAAGTGGGTAAGCCATTTGTGCTTGTCATTAACTCCACCCGGCCACGCAGTGAGGAAGCGCAGCAGCTCCGAAACGAGCTAGCCATCAAATACGATATCCCAGTTATGACGCTAAGCGCCGCAAACATGAGCGAAGATGACGTAACTGGTGTGCTGCGGGAAGTGCTTTATGAATTCCCAGTGCATGAAGTAAATGTAAACCTGCCAAGCTGGGTTATGGTGCTTGGAGAAAACCACTGGCTGCGTAGTAGTTATGAGAACTCCGTTCGCGATACGGTAAAAGACATTCGCCGCTTGCGGGATGTTGACCGCCTCGTATCTCAGTTCACCGAATATGACTTTATTGATAAAGCTGGCCTAAGTGGTATGAACATGGGTCAGGGCGTAGCAGAGATCGACCTGTATGCTCCAGAAGAGCTGTACGATCAAGTTCTGATGGAAGTGGTCGGGGTTGAGATCCGCGGTAAAGATCATTTGCTCCAGCTTATGCAGGAGTTCTCGCATGCGAAACGAGAATACGACCGATTCTCAGAAGCATTGGAAATGGTCAAGACTACAGGTTATGGTATCGCGGCTCCATCCTTAGCCGAAATGGCGCTCGACGAGCCAGAACTGATACGTCAGGGCTCTCGCTTCGGGGTTCGCTTAAAGGCTACTGCACCGTCCATTCATATGATTCGGGTGGATGTGGAGTCTGAATTCTCGCCAATCATCGGAACGGAAAAGCAAAGCGAAGAGCTGGTTCGTTATCTGATGCAGGACTTTGAGAATGATCCTATTAAGATTTGGGAATCCGATATTTTTGGCCGCTCCCTGCACTCCATTGTTAGAGAAGGCATTCAAGGCAAGATAGCTATGATGCCGGATAATGCACGCTACAAGCTGCAAGAAACGCTTGGCCGCATTATTAACGAGGGTTCCGGCGGACTTATTGCAATTATTCTCTAA
- a CDS encoding DUF3939 domain-containing protein has translation MEFIGYKMKLKAGAKLLLGMVSLALTLSGCLYPGEEKRASVNYRESVKRIQAAVDDYQQEEGVLPILNADETTPRYEKFRIDLGKLNNKGYLDDIPATAFEQGGSAYFLILNEEIDPVVKVMDLVTVQKVNDVQRQVNRYKSAHGGNLPVLDELYPGLYTINHKQAGTSSITLTSVYSGQVLDFILDKDGTVYVDYVFDIMAAVDKKGGEHDKNQDLRLDLEEASYYVPVKSLPYLWINNQPIPQPPS, from the coding sequence TTGGAGTTTATAGGATATAAAATGAAACTGAAGGCAGGGGCCAAGCTTTTGCTAGGGATGGTATCGCTCGCGCTTACGCTTTCGGGCTGTCTATACCCAGGTGAAGAGAAGCGGGCTAGTGTTAATTATCGGGAAAGTGTTAAACGGATACAAGCAGCCGTTGATGATTATCAACAGGAGGAAGGGGTACTGCCCATTCTTAATGCGGATGAAACTACTCCAAGGTATGAGAAGTTCCGTATCGACCTGGGGAAGCTGAATAATAAGGGATATTTGGATGATATACCGGCTACCGCCTTTGAGCAGGGTGGAAGTGCTTATTTTCTTATTTTGAATGAGGAAATTGATCCTGTGGTGAAGGTGATGGACCTTGTTACGGTTCAAAAGGTGAATGACGTGCAACGACAGGTTAACCGCTATAAATCAGCTCATGGCGGCAACCTGCCTGTGCTTGATGAGCTATATCCCGGATTGTATACCATTAATCATAAGCAGGCGGGTACAAGCTCTATAACGTTAACTAGTGTCTATTCCGGTCAAGTTCTTGATTTTATCCTGGATAAGGATGGAACTGTCTACGTAGATTATGTTTTTGATATCATGGCTGCCGTCGATAAGAAGGGTGGAGAGCACGATAAGAATCAGGACTTGCGACTGGATCTGGAGGAAGCTTCATATTACGTTCCCGTGAAGTCTTTGCCGTATCTATGGATTAACAATCAGCCAATCCCGCAGCCTCCAAGTTAG
- a CDS encoding stage VI sporulation protein F, whose product MSRDFSKDALNAINKKAGKNITESAVKKLASTVKPGTTQNEAQLRQLIKQVSSMAKVPVSEATVQEIINAVKKGGAGSSTMESLMKMMLKK is encoded by the coding sequence GTGAGCAGAGATTTTTCCAAGGATGCATTGAACGCCATTAACAAAAAGGCGGGCAAGAACATTACGGAAAGTGCCGTCAAAAAGCTAGCCAGTACGGTAAAGCCAGGAACTACGCAGAATGAAGCCCAGCTCCGCCAGTTAATTAAGCAGGTGTCATCAATGGCGAAAGTGCCGGTCAGTGAAGCTACTGTGCAGGAGATTATCAATGCCGTTAAAAAAGGCGGCGCAGGTTCCAGCACAATGGAGTCTTTAATGAAAATGATGCTTAAAAAATAG
- the rpsA gene encoding 30S ribosomal protein S1: MSEEIKNQEAAEKNESVEAVDSAVTENNGAVEEVAAVNEEEVTNQADLEIISLKKGDTVKGTIVKIEDNQAYVSIGYKYDGVIPIRELSAVQLDNASAAVEVGQEVECKVVSINDNKESLVLSKRAVDSEKSWEDLEKYFASQEAFEVTVADVVKGGLVADVGARGFIPASMVERHFVEDFSDYKGRTLRVKVKELDRENSKVILSAKEVLEEEFEANKLKIMAELSEGQIIEGTVQRLTQFGAFVDVGGVDGLVHVSEIAWSHVEKPSDVVSEGDKVRVKVLKVDPEKGKISLSIKAAAPGPWDSAAGEINIGDVVTGVVKRLVNFGAFVELLPGVEGLVHISQISHKHIATPHEVLKEGQEVQVKVLDFNPSEKRVSLSIKETEEAPAPSARPERSNSRDRAPKEVLNNPNVSLSNEGLSFTLAERFGDKLDKFKGNN; this comes from the coding sequence ATGTCTGAAGAAATTAAAAATCAGGAAGCTGCGGAAAAGAATGAATCCGTAGAAGCGGTGGATTCCGCTGTGACAGAAAATAACGGAGCTGTAGAAGAAGTTGCTGCCGTTAACGAAGAAGAAGTGACTAACCAAGCTGACTTGGAAATCATTTCTCTGAAAAAAGGCGATACCGTGAAAGGAACAATCGTCAAAATCGAAGATAACCAAGCTTATGTAAGCATTGGATATAAATACGACGGTGTGATTCCAATTCGCGAATTGTCCGCAGTACAACTGGACAACGCTTCTGCAGCAGTAGAAGTTGGACAGGAAGTAGAATGTAAAGTTGTCAGCATCAACGACAACAAGGAAAGCCTTGTACTTTCCAAACGTGCTGTTGATAGTGAAAAATCATGGGAAGATCTTGAGAAATACTTCGCTTCCCAAGAAGCTTTCGAAGTTACTGTGGCTGACGTTGTTAAAGGCGGCCTCGTAGCTGATGTTGGAGCTCGTGGATTTATCCCAGCTTCCATGGTAGAGCGTCACTTCGTTGAAGATTTCAGCGATTACAAAGGCCGTACATTGCGCGTTAAAGTGAAAGAACTTGACCGTGAGAACAGCAAAGTAATCTTGTCTGCTAAAGAAGTTCTTGAAGAAGAATTCGAAGCTAACAAGCTGAAAATTATGGCTGAGCTATCTGAAGGCCAAATCATCGAAGGTACAGTACAACGTCTGACTCAATTCGGCGCATTTGTTGATGTGGGCGGAGTTGACGGTCTTGTACACGTATCTGAAATCGCTTGGAGTCACGTAGAGAAACCTTCTGATGTAGTATCTGAAGGTGATAAAGTACGTGTTAAAGTATTGAAGGTTGATCCTGAAAAAGGAAAAATCAGCCTGAGCATCAAAGCTGCTGCTCCAGGTCCTTGGGACTCTGCTGCTGGCGAAATCAACATCGGTGATGTTGTAACAGGCGTTGTAAAACGTCTTGTGAACTTCGGAGCGTTCGTAGAATTGCTTCCGGGTGTGGAAGGTCTTGTGCACATCTCACAAATCTCCCACAAACACATCGCTACTCCACACGAAGTATTGAAAGAAGGACAAGAAGTTCAAGTGAAAGTTCTGGACTTCAATCCATCCGAGAAACGTGTTAGCCTGAGCATCAAAGAAACTGAAGAAGCTCCAGCTCCATCTGCTAGACCTGAACGCAGCAATAGCAGAGACAGAGCTCCTAAAGAAGTTCTGAACAACCCTAACGTTTCCCTTAGCAACGAAGGCCTTAGCTTTACGCTTGCTGAACGTTTTGGTGATAAGCTGGACAAATTTAAGGGTAATAACTAA
- a CDS encoding demethylmenaquinone methyltransferase, protein MDKTTTAVGDNSKPKEQFVHSVFESIAGKYDLMNDILSFRRHKAWRKFTMKKMGMKRGDSAVDLCCGTCDWSIALAEATQTGNVIGLDFSAGMLEVGRRKVEERKLQDRISLVQGNAMELPFEDNAFDYATIGFGLRNVPDLVQVLNEMKRVVKPGGMVVCLELSKPMKQPFKGIYFFYFQRVLPLLGKLFAKRYEQYKWLPESLALFPDREQLAAIFRETGLQKVESFPLTGGIAALHIGLKENGNV, encoded by the coding sequence ATGGACAAAACTACAACTGCTGTGGGTGATAACAGCAAGCCGAAGGAACAGTTTGTGCACTCGGTGTTTGAGAGTATTGCAGGTAAATATGATTTGATGAATGATATCTTAAGCTTTCGCCGCCATAAGGCTTGGCGCAAGTTCACGATGAAGAAGATGGGCATGAAGCGCGGGGATTCAGCTGTAGACTTATGCTGCGGCACTTGCGATTGGAGCATTGCCTTGGCAGAAGCCACACAGACAGGGAATGTGATAGGACTTGACTTTAGTGCTGGCATGCTTGAAGTGGGGCGCCGTAAGGTGGAGGAGCGCAAGCTTCAGGACCGGATCTCTCTCGTACAGGGCAATGCTATGGAGTTGCCTTTTGAAGACAACGCATTCGATTATGCAACGATTGGTTTTGGACTCCGCAACGTACCGGATCTTGTTCAAGTGCTGAACGAGATGAAACGCGTGGTAAAACCCGGAGGAATGGTGGTCTGCCTGGAGCTTTCCAAGCCGATGAAACAACCGTTTAAAGGTATCTATTTCTTTTATTTTCAGCGTGTACTTCCATTGCTGGGCAAGTTATTCGCTAAAAGGTATGAGCAATACAAATGGCTGCCAGAATCGCTGGCGCTGTTCCCTGACCGGGAGCAATTAGCTGCTATTTTCCGTGAAACCGGACTGCAAAAAGTGGAATCCTTCCCCTTGACCGGAGGCATCGCGGCATTACATATTGGGCTCAAGGAGAACGGGAATGTTTAA
- a CDS encoding DUF2768 family protein: MDPMTKMWLSLIAMLIMGLSVFLITFARSKTKGLLKAVLSILAFVIMLVGLLGGVVSIM, encoded by the coding sequence ATGGATCCGATGACAAAAATGTGGTTATCCCTGATTGCGATGCTGATTATGGGATTATCAGTATTTCTTATAACTTTTGCTCGGAGCAAAACCAAGGGCTTGCTTAAGGCTGTACTGTCTATACTTGCTTTTGTCATCATGTTAGTAGGCCTATTGGGCGGAGTTGTTTCAATTATGTAA
- the der gene encoding ribosome biogenesis GTPase Der gives MARPVVAIVGRPNVGKSTIFNRLIGDRLAIVEDKPGITRDRIYGISDWNGKSFSVIDTGGIEIDGEDTILKSIRVQAELAIEEADVIVFMCEAKSGVTNSDEEVAQILFRSGKPVVLAINKVDNMKRADDIYEFYSLGFGDPIGISGSHGTGLGDLLDAVVERLPEKIDDEYDEDVIRVALIGRPNVGKSSLVNAILGEERVIVSDIAGTTRDAIDTPFERDGQRYVLIDTAGMRKKGKVYENIEKYSVMRAMRAIERADVVLVVINGEEGIIDQDKHIAGYAHEAGKASIFVVNKWDAIVKDDKTMQNFETKIRDHFLFMSYAPVVFLSALTKQRLQKLLPVVQHVSQQHALRITTHLVNDVVSDAIAINPPPTDKGRRLRINYVTQVAVKPPTIVVFVNDPSLMHFSYERYLENKIRAAFNFEGTPIRLFTRRKSENEG, from the coding sequence ATGGCAAGACCCGTTGTGGCAATCGTTGGGAGGCCTAACGTCGGGAAATCGACGATATTTAATCGGCTGATTGGCGATAGATTAGCTATTGTAGAAGATAAACCGGGGATTACACGTGACCGGATTTATGGTATTTCAGATTGGAACGGTAAGTCGTTCAGTGTGATTGATACCGGAGGTATTGAAATTGATGGAGAAGACACAATTCTGAAATCAATCCGCGTTCAAGCGGAGCTGGCGATTGAAGAAGCGGATGTTATTGTATTTATGTGTGAGGCAAAGAGTGGTGTGACGAATTCAGATGAAGAGGTAGCTCAGATTCTGTTCCGTTCAGGTAAACCGGTCGTTCTTGCCATCAACAAAGTGGATAATATGAAGCGTGCGGATGATATTTATGAGTTCTATAGCCTTGGTTTTGGCGATCCAATCGGAATTTCTGGTAGTCACGGAACCGGACTCGGCGATTTGCTAGATGCTGTAGTTGAGCGCCTACCTGAGAAAATAGATGATGAATACGATGAGGATGTCATTCGTGTAGCTTTGATTGGCCGTCCGAATGTAGGGAAATCCTCTTTGGTCAACGCGATTTTGGGCGAAGAACGTGTTATCGTCAGTGATATTGCAGGGACAACAAGAGATGCTATCGATACTCCTTTTGAACGTGATGGGCAACGTTATGTGCTTATCGATACGGCAGGTATGCGTAAAAAAGGCAAGGTATACGAGAACATTGAGAAATACAGTGTTATGCGTGCTATGCGTGCGATTGAACGGGCTGATGTGGTCCTCGTTGTAATTAACGGCGAAGAGGGCATCATCGATCAGGACAAGCATATTGCTGGTTATGCACATGAAGCTGGTAAAGCATCTATTTTTGTTGTGAACAAATGGGATGCCATTGTGAAAGACGATAAGACTATGCAAAACTTTGAGACTAAGATACGTGACCATTTCTTGTTTATGAGTTACGCACCGGTTGTCTTTTTGTCGGCCTTAACCAAACAGCGTTTGCAAAAACTGCTGCCTGTTGTACAGCATGTATCTCAACAGCACGCACTGCGCATTACTACACATTTGGTGAACGACGTTGTATCTGATGCAATCGCGATTAACCCTCCACCAACTGACAAAGGCCGTCGCTTGCGTATTAACTACGTAACGCAGGTTGCGGTGAAGCCGCCTACGATTGTGGTGTTCGTGAATGATCCATCGCTGATGCACTTCTCCTATGAACGTTATCTGGAGAATAAAATTCGCGCAGCGTTTAATTTCGAAGGAACACCAATCCGTCTCTTTACACGGCGCAAATCCGAAAACGAAGGTTAG